The Dreissena polymorpha isolate Duluth1 unplaced genomic scaffold, UMN_Dpol_1.0 chrUn011, whole genome shotgun sequence genome includes a window with the following:
- the LOC127863508 gene encoding pyrokinin-1 receptor-like has protein sequence YLFTLAISDAMTLLLALPPEVYSIWEAYPWRFGQSFCILKSFIMEMTSYSSVLTITGFTIERYLSICHPMKLQHCCHISRAKRCIVLICVVSMLSALPYPVHTRTFYYVSDPNSGKHIPDSLVCNIPQKWTGRMITVFQLSTFVYFVLPMGILSLMYILIGIKLHKTELRTKYDTQYGQATATKARRAILKILL, from the exons tatctttttactttagccatatcaGACGCAATGACGTTGTTATTAG CCTTGCCGCCAGAGGTGTACTCAATTTGGGAAGCGTATCCATGGCGATTTGGGCAATCATTCTGTATACTCAAATCGTTTATAATGGAGATGACTTCGTATTCGTCTGTGTTGACCATAACGGGATTTACTATAGAACGCTATCTGTCTATTTGTCACCCCATGAAATTGCAACACTGCTGTCATATAAGCCGAGCCAAACGATGCATTGTCTTAATATGCGTAGTTTCCATGCTTAGTGCCTTACCATATCCGGTGCATACAAGGACGTTTTACTACGTTTCGGACCCAAACAGTGGCAAGCATATACCTGACTCTCTGGTCTGTAACATCCCCCAGAAGTGGACCGGGAGGATGATTACAGTATTCCAGCTATCGACGTTCGTCTATTTTGTGCTTCCCATGGGTATACTTAGTTTAATGTACATTCTCATTGGAATTAAACTGCACAAAACAGAACTACGAACAAAGTATGATACTCAGTACGGACAGGCGACGGCTACAAAAGCACGCAGGGCAATACTAAAAAT TCTTCTATGA
- the LOC127863511 gene encoding uncharacterized protein LOC127863511 gives MTLYVKNWNARLLEVQGHLFYLSGILYFFSSTVNPILYNVMSRTFRRAFKRTLCRCFVSANNLPSFYMLKAKFISHDIDLPYSHESGNPNMPDKKALRSVTYYHNEKRDSSKYNHSGEKCSTKETLINKTCESTSGKSHAHSDGDIHALCRHKRCSDRRHISINQRRNALVNSFHHIDDLRREQSLFDYQTPAQFRLI, from the exons ATGACATTGTATGTTAAAAATTGGAATGCACGGCTGTTAGAAGTACAGGGACATCTATTTTATTTGTCAG GAATTCTATACTTCTTCAGTTCCACTGTGAATCCCATACTGTACAACGTGATGTCAAGAACGTTCAGGAGAGCTTTCAAGCGAACACTCTGCAGATGTTTTGTTAGCGCAAATAATCTTCCATCGTTTTATATGCTAAAGGCAAAGTTCATCAGCCACGATATAGATTTACCATATTCTCATGAGAGTGGTAATCCAAATATGCCTGACAAAAAGGCACTTCGAAGTGTCACTTATTACCACAACGAGAAAAGAGACTCATCTAAATATAACCACTCCGGAGAAAAATGCTCCACTAAAGAGACGCTGATTAACAAGACATGTGAAAGCACGTCAGGAAAGTCACACGCACATTCTGACGGCGACATACACGCCTTGTGTCGCCACAAGAGATGCTCAGATCGACGACATATTTCGATCAATCAGCGTAGAAATGCATTGGTCAATTCATTTCATCATATCGACGATTTACGCAGAGAACAATCGTTATTTGACTACCAAACACCTGCACAATTTAGACTAATTTAA